Proteins from a single region of Nocardioides anomalus:
- the rarD gene encoding EamA family transporter RarD: protein MTDQRRGLLLGVAAYAMWGGFPLYWPHLEPAGALEILAHRVLWSLVTMGVLLVVLRRTRHFRALFESRRTVLLLAVAALTITVNWATYIWGVNNDRVVETSLGYFVNPLVTVLMGVLILGERLRPLQWAAIGVATLAVVVLTVDYGHPPWVALVLAFSFGTYGLCKKSANVGAVESLALETTFIAPFAAAYVVWLTATGASNFGSHGVGHALLLASSGLITAVPLICFGAAATRVSMVTLGLLQYLAPVIQFALGVLYFHEDMTPGRWAGFVLVWAALAVFTVEATSHRRRQLRLAALASAA, encoded by the coding sequence GTGACGGACCAGCGACGCGGGCTGCTGCTCGGCGTCGCGGCGTACGCCATGTGGGGCGGGTTCCCGCTCTACTGGCCCCACCTCGAGCCCGCGGGCGCTCTGGAGATCCTCGCCCACCGGGTCCTCTGGTCGCTGGTGACCATGGGCGTCCTGCTCGTCGTGCTGCGGCGCACTCGGCACTTCCGTGCCCTCTTCGAGTCCCGGCGCACCGTGCTCCTGCTCGCCGTGGCCGCGCTGACCATCACCGTGAACTGGGCGACCTACATCTGGGGCGTGAACAACGACCGGGTCGTGGAGACCTCGCTCGGCTACTTCGTGAACCCGCTCGTCACCGTGCTCATGGGCGTGCTCATCCTCGGCGAGCGGCTGCGGCCGCTGCAGTGGGCGGCCATCGGCGTGGCCACCCTGGCCGTCGTCGTGCTCACCGTCGACTACGGCCACCCACCGTGGGTCGCGCTCGTCCTGGCCTTCTCCTTCGGCACCTACGGCCTGTGCAAGAAGTCCGCCAACGTCGGCGCCGTGGAGTCCCTGGCCCTGGAGACGACGTTCATCGCGCCCTTCGCCGCGGCGTACGTCGTCTGGCTGACCGCCACCGGCGCCTCGAACTTCGGCAGCCACGGCGTCGGCCACGCGCTCCTGCTCGCCTCGTCCGGGCTGATCACCGCCGTGCCGCTCATCTGCTTCGGCGCCGCCGCCACCCGCGTCTCGATGGTCACCCTCGGGCTCCTGCAGTACCTCGCCCCCGTCATCCAGTTCGCCCTCGGCGTCCTGTACTTCCACGAGGACATGACCCCCGGCCGCTGGGCCGGCTTCGTCCTGGTCTGGGCCGCCCTCGCCGTCTTCACCGTCGAGGCGACCTCGCACCGGCGCCGGCAGCTGCGGCTGGCGGCGCTGGCGTCCGCGGCCTAG
- a CDS encoding 2-oxoacid:ferredoxin oxidoreductase subunit beta, whose translation MSIDLGLPGQRSGIEGVPTFDGPQNAKEYTSDQEVRWCPGCGDYAVLKAVQGFLPQLGLRRENIVFVSGIGCSSRFPYYLDTYGMHSIHGRAPSIATGIATAREDLSVWVVTGDGDALSIGGNHLIHALRRNVNMTILLFNNRIYGLTKGQYSPTSEAGKVTKSTPMGSVDHPFNPVSLALGAEASFVARTIDSDRKHLTAVLSAAAAHRGTSLVEIYQNCPIFNDGAFDAIKGADTKADAIIPLEHGQPIRFGLDGAKGIVRDSETGGVKVALVADVGEDAVLVHDAHNPDPTVAFALSRLTDAGYLHQAPIGIFRQVERPTYDDQARVQVATAQESVAGTRQDRLAALIGGGDTWTVV comes from the coding sequence ATGAGCATCGATCTCGGCCTGCCCGGCCAGCGCTCCGGCATCGAGGGCGTCCCCACCTTCGACGGCCCGCAGAACGCCAAGGAGTACACCTCCGACCAGGAGGTCCGCTGGTGCCCCGGGTGCGGCGACTACGCCGTGCTCAAGGCGGTCCAGGGCTTCCTGCCCCAGCTGGGACTGCGCCGGGAGAACATCGTCTTCGTCTCCGGCATCGGCTGCAGCTCGCGGTTCCCCTACTACCTCGACACCTACGGCATGCACTCGATCCACGGTCGCGCGCCGTCGATCGCGACCGGCATCGCCACCGCGCGCGAGGACCTGTCGGTGTGGGTGGTCACCGGTGACGGCGACGCGCTGTCGATCGGCGGCAACCACCTCATCCACGCCCTGCGCCGCAACGTCAACATGACGATCCTGTTGTTCAACAACCGGATCTACGGGCTGACCAAGGGCCAGTACTCCCCCACCTCCGAGGCCGGCAAGGTCACCAAGTCCACCCCGATGGGCTCGGTCGACCACCCGTTCAACCCGGTCTCGCTGGCGCTGGGCGCCGAGGCGAGCTTCGTGGCCCGCACCATCGACTCCGACCGCAAGCACCTCACCGCGGTGCTGTCCGCGGCCGCCGCGCACCGCGGCACGTCGCTGGTCGAGATCTACCAGAACTGCCCGATCTTCAACGACGGCGCCTTCGACGCGATCAAGGGCGCCGACACCAAGGCCGACGCGATCATCCCGCTCGAGCACGGCCAGCCGATCCGCTTCGGTCTGGACGGTGCCAAGGGGATCGTCCGCGACTCCGAGACCGGCGGCGTGAAGGTCGCGTTGGTGGCCGACGTCGGCGAGGACGCCGTCCTGGTGCACGACGCGCACAATCCCGACCCGACGGTGGCGTTCGCGCTGTCGCGGCTGACCGACGCGGGCTACCTGCACCAGGCGCCGATCGGCATCTTCCGCCAGGTCGAGCGCCCGACGTACGACGACCAGGCGCGCGTCCAGGTCGCCACGGCCCAGGAGAGCGTCGCCGGCACCCGCCAGGACCGCCTCGCCGCGCTCATCGGCGGCGGCGACACCTGGACCGTCGTCTGA
- a CDS encoding 2-oxoacid:acceptor oxidoreductase subunit alpha — protein sequence MSKQVKQLDRVIIRFAGDSGDGMQLTGDRFTAESAAFGNDLVTLPNFPAEIRAPQGTLPGVSSFQVHFADHDILTAGDAPDVLVAMNPAALKANVGDLPKGATIIVDTADFTDRNLTKAGYASNPLDEDDTSLAEFALHTVDLTGMTVAAVKEFGLSRKDASRAKNMFALGLLSWMYGRPTETTTAFLAKRFAKVEAIRDANIAAFKAGWNFGETTEAFSVQYEVKPAPMAAGTYRNISGNLALAYGLVAGGVQSGLDIVLGTYPITPASDILHELSKHKAFGVTTFQAEDEIAGIGAAIGASFAGKLGVTSTSGPGIALKSEAIGLAVMTELPLVVVDVQRGGPSTGLPTKTEQADLLQAMFGRNGEAPVPIVAPQSPGDCFDAALEAVRIAVTYRTPVMLLSDGYLANGSEPWRIPEVDDLPTIDPAFATEPNHETAQGDPEFWPYLRDEETLARPWAVPGTPGLEHRIGGLEKGEGHGNISYDPANHDLMVRTRQAKVDRIAESLPPLQVDDPVGPDGEHAKVLVIGWGSTYGPIGAGVRRVRKAGYRVAQAHLRHLNPFPQDLGEILKRYDKVLVPEMNLGQLALLLRGKYLVDAIGYNQVNGMPIKAAVLADAIGHLVAEAEGIEVSLTTATQEADA from the coding sequence TTGTCCAAGCAGGTCAAGCAGCTCGACCGGGTCATCATCCGGTTCGCGGGCGACTCCGGTGACGGGATGCAGCTGACGGGTGACCGGTTCACCGCGGAGTCCGCGGCGTTCGGCAACGACCTGGTGACGCTGCCGAACTTCCCCGCCGAGATCCGCGCGCCACAGGGGACCCTGCCCGGCGTCTCGTCGTTCCAGGTCCACTTCGCCGACCACGACATCCTCACCGCGGGCGACGCTCCGGACGTGCTGGTGGCCATGAACCCGGCCGCGCTCAAGGCCAACGTGGGCGACCTGCCCAAGGGCGCCACGATCATCGTGGACACCGCCGACTTCACCGACCGCAACCTGACCAAGGCCGGCTACGCCTCCAACCCTCTCGACGAGGACGACACCTCGTTGGCCGAGTTCGCGTTGCACACCGTCGACCTGACCGGGATGACCGTGGCGGCGGTGAAGGAGTTCGGCCTGTCCCGCAAGGACGCCTCGCGGGCCAAGAACATGTTCGCCCTCGGGCTGCTGTCGTGGATGTACGGCCGCCCGACCGAGACCACCACGGCGTTCCTGGCCAAGCGGTTCGCCAAGGTCGAGGCGATCCGCGACGCCAACATCGCGGCGTTCAAGGCCGGCTGGAACTTCGGGGAGACCACCGAAGCGTTCTCGGTGCAGTACGAGGTGAAGCCGGCCCCCATGGCGGCCGGCACCTACCGCAACATCTCGGGCAACCTGGCCCTGGCCTACGGGCTGGTGGCCGGCGGGGTGCAGTCCGGGCTCGACATCGTGCTCGGCACCTACCCGATCACCCCGGCCTCCGACATCCTCCACGAGCTGAGCAAGCACAAGGCGTTCGGCGTGACGACGTTCCAGGCCGAGGACGAGATCGCGGGCATCGGCGCCGCGATCGGCGCGTCGTTCGCCGGCAAGCTCGGGGTCACCTCGACCTCCGGGCCCGGCATCGCGCTCAAGTCGGAGGCCATCGGGCTCGCGGTCATGACCGAGCTCCCGCTGGTCGTGGTCGACGTGCAGCGCGGCGGCCCGTCGACCGGGTTGCCGACCAAGACCGAGCAGGCCGACCTGCTCCAGGCCATGTTCGGGCGCAACGGCGAGGCCCCGGTCCCGATCGTGGCGCCGCAGTCACCCGGCGACTGCTTCGACGCCGCGCTCGAGGCGGTCCGGATCGCGGTCACCTACCGCACCCCGGTGATGCTGCTCTCCGACGGCTACCTGGCCAACGGCTCCGAGCCCTGGCGCATCCCCGAGGTCGACGACCTGCCCACGATCGACCCGGCGTTCGCCACCGAGCCCAACCACGAGACCGCCCAGGGCGACCCCGAGTTCTGGCCCTACCTCCGCGACGAGGAGACCCTGGCGCGGCCGTGGGCCGTGCCCGGCACGCCCGGCCTCGAGCACCGCATCGGCGGGCTGGAGAAGGGCGAGGGCCACGGCAACATCTCCTACGACCCGGCCAACCACGACCTCATGGTCCGCACCCGCCAGGCCAAGGTGGACCGGATCGCCGAGTCGCTGCCGCCGCTGCAGGTCGACGACCCGGTCGGGCCCGACGGGGAGCACGCCAAGGTCCTCGTCATCGGCTGGGGCTCGACGTACGGGCCGATCGGCGCCGGGGTGCGCCGGGTCCGCAAGGCCGGCTACCGGGTCGCCCAGGCTCACCTGCGCCACCTCAACCCCTTCCCCCAGGACCTCGGGGAGATCCTCAAGCGCTACGACAAGGTGCTCGTGCCCGAGATGAACCTCGGCCAGCTCGCGCTGCTGCTGCGCGGCAAGTACCTCGTCGACGCCATCGGCTACAACCAGGTCAACGGCATGCCGATCAAGGCCGCCGTCCTGGCCGACGCCATCGGGCACCTGGTGGCCGAGGCCGAGGGCATCGAGGTCTCCCTGACCACCGCCACCCAGGAAGCAGACGCATGA
- a CDS encoding sulfate ABC transporter substrate-binding protein — MNKTLKVAAVVALTGSLALTACGDDSDSGSGSGGSGTTLNIVGYSVLEQANKGVISAFQKTDAGKDVEFKESYGASGDQSRAVVAGAKADEVHLSLEPDVTRLVDEGLVADDWKDDDTKGICTSSVVVFVVQKGNPKGIESWDDLIQPGVGIVTPNPASSGSAKWNLLAAYGAAKDEGGSDEAAQDYMTKFFGNVAALPDSGRDATTAFTSGTGDVLLSYENEAILARQSGQDFDYVIPDETLSIENPCAVLKDAPQAATDFLDFQKSEDGQKLYAETGYRPLVDVPDLEVEGANDPSDPFPAPGTLLTIDDDFGGWADANTKFFDENDGILTKIQADAGQ, encoded by the coding sequence ATGAACAAGACGCTCAAGGTCGCGGCGGTCGTCGCCCTCACCGGCAGCCTCGCGCTCACCGCCTGCGGAGACGACTCCGACAGCGGTTCGGGCAGCGGTGGCAGCGGGACCACGCTCAACATCGTCGGCTACTCCGTGCTGGAGCAGGCGAACAAGGGCGTCATCAGCGCCTTCCAGAAGACCGACGCCGGCAAGGACGTGGAGTTCAAGGAGTCCTACGGCGCCTCGGGCGACCAGTCCCGCGCCGTGGTCGCCGGGGCCAAGGCCGACGAGGTCCACCTCTCCCTCGAGCCCGACGTGACCCGTCTGGTCGACGAGGGCCTCGTGGCCGACGACTGGAAGGACGACGACACCAAGGGCATCTGCACCAGCTCCGTCGTCGTCTTCGTGGTCCAGAAGGGCAACCCCAAGGGCATCGAGAGCTGGGACGACCTGATCCAGCCGGGCGTCGGAATCGTCACCCCGAACCCGGCCTCCTCGGGCTCGGCCAAGTGGAACCTCCTCGCGGCGTACGGCGCGGCGAAGGACGAGGGTGGCAGCGACGAGGCCGCCCAGGACTACATGACCAAGTTCTTCGGCAACGTCGCCGCGCTGCCCGACAGCGGCCGCGACGCCACCACCGCCTTCACCAGCGGCACCGGCGACGTGCTGCTCTCCTACGAGAACGAGGCGATCCTCGCCCGCCAGAGCGGCCAGGACTTCGACTACGTGATCCCGGACGAGACCCTCTCGATCGAGAACCCGTGCGCCGTCCTCAAGGACGCGCCCCAGGCGGCGACCGACTTCCTGGACTTCCAGAAGTCCGAGGACGGCCAGAAGCTGTACGCCGAGACCGGCTACCGCCCGCTCGTCGACGTCCCCGACCTCGAGGTCGAGGGCGCCAATGACCCGAGCGACCCGTTCCCGGCCCCGGGCACGCTGCTGACGATCGACGACGACTTCGGTGGCTGGGCGGACGCCAACACGAAGTTCTTCGACGAGAACGACGGGATCCTGACCAAGATCCAGGCCGACGCGGGTCAGTAG
- the cysT gene encoding sulfate ABC transporter permease subunit CysT, protein MSTATTSVAGGRPARVRRSASRHNLTKGSALGLGVALIWFSLLVLIPLCAVVATAGEDGFGVFKDALTNRQTLNALKLTVFSSLGVTAVNIVMGTIIAWVLVRDRFPGKSLIDLVIDIPFAMPTIVAGLVLLSLYGAQSPLGLEWNNTRKAVFLALAFVTVPFVVRTVQPVLEEMDTDVEDAAASLGASRATTFRRIILPTLAPAIFAGATLSFARAISEYGSLVLLSGNLPNRTEVASVRVYSAIEGGNQQSAAAVATILLLVALVAIVVFDLIQRRLARRG, encoded by the coding sequence ATGTCGACTGCGACCACGAGTGTCGCGGGAGGCCGGCCGGCGCGCGTGCGCCGGTCGGCCTCGCGGCACAACCTGACGAAGGGCTCCGCCCTCGGTCTGGGCGTCGCGCTGATCTGGTTCAGCCTCCTGGTCCTGATCCCCCTCTGTGCCGTCGTCGCGACGGCCGGCGAGGACGGGTTCGGGGTCTTCAAGGACGCGCTGACCAACCGGCAGACGCTCAACGCCCTCAAGCTGACCGTCTTCAGCTCCCTCGGTGTCACCGCGGTGAACATCGTGATGGGGACGATCATCGCCTGGGTCCTGGTCCGGGACCGGTTCCCGGGCAAGTCCCTCATCGACCTGGTCATCGACATCCCGTTCGCGATGCCGACGATCGTCGCCGGTCTGGTCCTGCTCTCCCTGTACGGCGCTCAGAGCCCGCTCGGCCTGGAGTGGAACAACACCCGCAAGGCGGTGTTCCTGGCCCTGGCCTTCGTGACCGTCCCGTTCGTGGTGCGCACGGTTCAGCCGGTGCTGGAGGAGATGGACACCGACGTGGAGGACGCGGCCGCGTCCCTCGGGGCGAGCCGCGCGACGACGTTCCGCCGGATCATCCTGCCGACCCTGGCGCCGGCGATCTTCGCGGGCGCGACGCTGTCGTTCGCGCGCGCCATCAGCGAGTACGGCTCGCTGGTCCTGCTCAGCGGCAACCTGCCCAACCGCACCGAGGTCGCGTCGGTCCGGGTCTACAGCGCGATCGAGGGCGGCAACCAGCAGTCGGCGGCCGCCGTCGCGACCATCTTGCTCTTGGTGGCGCTGGTCGCGATCGTGGTCTTCGACCTGATCCAGAGGAGGTTGGCGCGTCGTGGCTAG
- a CDS encoding sulfate ABC transporter permease, translating to MASTRSTVVGSGSPALKWVLRLVVVGYLFFLVAWPTGLIARRTFEGGTQAFQDALSDPDVTHALKLSITVAIVAVLINLVFGVGMSLLLVRYEFPGKRVLSALIDLPLAVSPIVVGLALILVYNGRYGWFGPTLEDHGLQIVFAKPGMIMATAFVALPLVIREVVPVLEDMGDDQEQAANSLGANAWQTFWRITLPGIKWAVVYGVVLSLARSLGEFGAVKVVAGNVSGETTTAPVLVQQKYQNFEQQTAYAVSFILVAVAVVCLIVVALLRPKDHKTPAAAAAPQGEKA from the coding sequence GTGGCTAGCACCCGGTCCACCGTCGTCGGCTCCGGCAGCCCCGCGCTCAAGTGGGTGCTGCGCCTGGTCGTCGTCGGCTACCTGTTCTTCCTCGTGGCCTGGCCCACCGGGCTCATCGCCCGGCGTACGTTCGAGGGCGGCACGCAGGCCTTCCAGGACGCGCTGAGCGACCCCGACGTCACCCACGCGCTCAAGCTGAGCATCACCGTGGCGATCGTCGCGGTGCTGATCAACCTGGTCTTCGGCGTGGGCATGTCGCTGCTGCTGGTGCGCTACGAGTTCCCCGGCAAGCGGGTGCTCTCGGCGCTCATCGACCTGCCGCTGGCGGTCTCGCCGATCGTGGTCGGCCTCGCGCTGATCCTGGTCTACAACGGCCGCTACGGCTGGTTCGGGCCCACGCTCGAGGACCACGGGCTGCAGATCGTCTTCGCCAAGCCGGGCATGATCATGGCCACCGCCTTCGTGGCGCTGCCACTGGTCATCCGCGAGGTCGTGCCCGTCCTGGAGGACATGGGCGACGACCAGGAGCAGGCCGCGAACAGCCTCGGCGCCAACGCCTGGCAGACCTTCTGGCGGATCACGCTGCCGGGCATCAAGTGGGCCGTCGTGTACGGCGTCGTGCTCAGCCTGGCCCGGTCGCTCGGTGAGTTCGGCGCCGTCAAGGTCGTGGCCGGCAACGTCAGCGGCGAGACCACCACCGCTCCGGTCCTGGTGCAGCAGAAGTACCAGAACTTCGAGCAGCAGACGGCCTACGCCGTCTCGTTCATCCTCGTCGCCGTAGCGGTCGTCTGCTTGATCGTCGTCGCGCTGCTGCGGCCCAAGGACCACAAGACCCCGGCCGCCGCGGCGGCCCCCCAGGGAGAGAAAGCATGA
- a CDS encoding sulfate/molybdate ABC transporter ATP-binding protein, producing MSIDVSGLTKTFGDFVALDDVTVSLPTGQLTALLGPSGGGKSTLLRVIAGLDTADRGTVTIEGREATNLPARKRNVGFVFQHYAVFKHMTVAKNVAFGLEIRKRPKAEIAQRVDELLELVHLSQFRDRMPSQLSGGQRQRMALARALAVEPTVLLLDEPFGALDAKVRKELRDWLRRLHDEVHTTTIFVTHDQEEALEVADEIVVINEGRVEQIGSPDELYDNPANDFVMRFLGETTDLGDQTVRPHDIDVSTQPVPGAVQGTVTRILRVGFEVRVTVTATDGSDVLVTMTRTLARNVGVVEGATVWLSAAKGATSVRSMATA from the coding sequence ATGAGCATCGACGTCTCCGGTCTGACCAAGACCTTCGGTGACTTCGTCGCGCTCGACGACGTCACCGTCTCGCTGCCCACCGGGCAGCTCACCGCCCTGCTCGGCCCCTCGGGCGGCGGCAAGTCCACGCTGCTGCGTGTCATCGCCGGGCTCGACACCGCCGACCGCGGCACGGTCACCATCGAGGGCCGCGAGGCCACCAACCTGCCGGCGCGCAAGCGCAACGTCGGCTTCGTGTTCCAGCACTACGCCGTCTTCAAGCACATGACGGTGGCCAAGAACGTCGCCTTCGGCCTGGAGATCCGCAAGCGGCCCAAGGCCGAGATCGCCCAGCGGGTCGACGAGCTGCTCGAGCTGGTGCACCTGTCGCAGTTCCGCGACCGGATGCCCAGCCAGCTCTCCGGCGGTCAGCGCCAGCGCATGGCGCTGGCCCGGGCCCTGGCCGTGGAGCCCACCGTGCTGCTGCTCGACGAGCCGTTCGGCGCGCTGGACGCCAAGGTCCGCAAGGAGCTGCGCGACTGGCTGCGACGCCTGCACGACGAGGTGCACACCACGACGATCTTCGTGACCCACGACCAGGAGGAGGCCCTCGAGGTCGCCGACGAGATCGTGGTCATCAACGAGGGTCGGGTGGAGCAGATCGGCAGCCCGGACGAGCTCTACGACAACCCGGCCAACGACTTCGTGATGCGCTTCCTCGGCGAGACCACCGACCTCGGCGACCAGACCGTGCGGCCGCACGACATCGACGTCTCCACCCAGCCGGTGCCGGGCGCGGTCCAGGGCACGGTGACCCGGATCCTGCGGGTCGGCTTCGAGGTGCGGGTCACGGTCACCGCCACGGACGGCTCGGACGTGCTGGTCACCATGACCCGCACCCTGGCCCGCAACGTCGGTGTGGTCGAGGGCGCCACGGTCTGGCTCAGCGCGGCCAAGGGCGCCACGAGCGTCCGCAGCATGGCGACCGCCTGA
- a CDS encoding geranylgeranyl reductase family protein: MEEYDVAVLGAGPAGSSAARAAAQAGARVVVLDRAAFPRYKTCGGGLIGPSLRALPGAPPVRAAITRVSLSLDGRRRRTRVVDEPCLQMVTRPELDVWLLDRAAAAGAEVRVPCRFVSLDDDVVTTDAGSFRAGVVVAADGTSSRLAREVGVRLGHVDLGLELELEAGPQAERWADRVHLDWGPLPGSYAWVFPKGDTLTVGVIAARGLGDATRRYLRDVVTRLGLDGLRVVHDSGHLTRCRTPDSPLGRGRVLLAGDAAGLLEPWTREGISFATRSGALAGAAAAGGPDGAVERYRAGLAVELLPEMAAGERCLRAFERRPWAFHELIRSTSVGWHQFARITRGDTTLARAVERRPVRAGLGLLSLPDRPLLS, encoded by the coding sequence GTGGAGGAGTACGACGTCGCGGTGCTCGGCGCGGGGCCGGCCGGGTCGTCCGCGGCCCGGGCGGCCGCGCAGGCCGGCGCCCGCGTGGTCGTCCTCGACCGGGCGGCGTTCCCGCGCTACAAGACCTGCGGCGGCGGGCTGATCGGCCCGTCGCTGCGGGCGCTGCCGGGGGCGCCGCCGGTCCGCGCGGCCATCACCCGCGTCTCGCTCTCCCTGGACGGCCGGCGCCGGCGCACGCGGGTGGTCGACGAGCCGTGCCTGCAGATGGTCACCCGCCCCGAGCTGGACGTCTGGCTGCTGGACCGGGCGGCCGCCGCCGGCGCCGAGGTGCGGGTGCCGTGCCGGTTCGTGTCCCTCGACGACGACGTCGTGACCACCGACGCGGGCTCGTTCCGGGCCGGTGTGGTCGTCGCGGCCGACGGCACGTCCAGCCGGCTGGCCCGCGAGGTCGGCGTACGACTGGGACACGTGGACCTCGGCCTCGAGCTGGAGCTGGAGGCGGGGCCCCAGGCCGAGCGGTGGGCGGACCGGGTGCACCTGGACTGGGGGCCGCTGCCCGGCTCCTACGCCTGGGTCTTCCCGAAGGGCGACACGCTCACCGTCGGCGTCATCGCGGCGCGCGGACTCGGCGACGCCACCCGCCGCTACCTGCGCGACGTGGTCACCCGCCTCGGCCTGGACGGCCTCCGCGTGGTGCACGACTCCGGCCACCTGACCCGCTGCCGGACGCCGGACTCGCCGCTGGGCCGCGGCCGGGTGCTGCTGGCCGGCGACGCGGCCGGGCTGCTCGAGCCCTGGACGCGCGAGGGCATCTCCTTCGCCACCCGCTCCGGCGCCCTGGCCGGGGCGGCCGCGGCCGGCGGGCCGGACGGAGCGGTCGAGCGCTACCGGGCGGGGCTCGCGGTCGAGCTGCTGCCGGAGATGGCCGCGGGGGAGCGGTGCCTGCGGGCGTTCGAGCGCCGGCCCTGGGCGTTCCACGAGCTGATCCGCTCCACGTCGGTGGGGTGGCACCAGTTCGCCCGCATCACCCGCGGCGACACCACGCTGGCCCGGGCGGTCGAGCGCCGGCCGGTGCGGGCGGGCCTGGGGCTGCTCAGCCTCCCGGACCGCCCGCTGCTGTCCTAG